From one Cucurbita pepo subsp. pepo cultivar mu-cu-16 chromosome LG17, ASM280686v2, whole genome shotgun sequence genomic stretch:
- the LOC111779075 gene encoding uncharacterized protein LOC111779075 gives MASLIPGVLLKLLQSMNSNVKVRGEYRSVLLQVISIVPALSGSELWPNQGFFLKVSDSSHSTYVSLSKQDNELILNNNLQLGQFFYVDKMEAGTPVPVLVGIRPVPGRQPFVGTPKDLMQMLEPSKSPMQANQKAKSGAKSKSISETKNDGMRHKIVIKEEKANVSSRYMQGVLSLNTRSGRFDSNGGGRRHENEDGEAGKDCSKTEALQFSVKEASAKSKSIPAKGTSNKQENMNVNCLPKRKDQVHSSETVSWASLPTSLLKTGKGMLRRKNIASMVAIEAQKEATAAASMVKCLSVFADLCSSASPENPQLPLAKFFTLQELISQTNSKDSAKDKSLHLTANSSLPEADKSTKITSLFQSKSASSKPAKAAIELKESEKQEWAKGDGAKEIKLLREVLIKESTSWFLNFLEEALKVGFHIQNQDSKGWNNARRQTVADNHIAVALSQLKQVNEWLEKLKGNLSSTDSGLRETIEKLKQDVYCCLLVHAKSAASALESRPDHR, from the exons ATGGCATCTCTTATACCAGGAGTATTACTTAAACTTCTGCAGAGTATGAACTCAAATGTGAAGGTCAGAGGAGAATATCGATCAGTGCTATTACAAGTAATCAGCATTGTACCTGCTTTGAGTGGCTCAGAACTGTGGCCCAATCAAGGCTTCTTTCTAAAAGTTTCAGATTCTTCACATTCAACTTACGTTTCATTGTCCAAGCAAGATAATGAGTTGATCTTGAACAACAACTTACAGCTTGGCCAATTCTTCTATGTTGATAAAATGGAAGCTGGAACTCCTGTTCCTGTTCTTGTTGGGATCCGACCGGTTCCTGGACGACAACCTTTCGTTGGAACTCCGAAGGATCTTATGCAAATGCTAGAGCCATCAAAGAGTCCAATGCAGGCTAATCAGAAAGCAAAAAGTGGAGCTAAATCAAAGTCGAtatcagaaacaaaaaatgatgGAATGAGACATAAAATCGTCATCAAAGAGGAAAAGGCGAATGTTTCGTCACGATACATGCAGGGCGTGTTGTCGTTGAATACTAGAAGTGGTAGATTTGATTCAAATGGTGGTGGAAGGAGGCATGAAAATGAGGATGGTGAAGCAGGTAAGGATTGTTCAAAGACAGAAGCGCTTCAGTTCAGTGTCAAGGAGGCTTCTGCAAAATCTAAAAGCATCCCTGCAAAAGGCACTTCAAATAAGCAGGAAAATATGAATGTGAACTGTTTACCTAAGAGAAAAGATCAAGTTCATTCATCAGAGACAGTTTCATGGGCCTCCTTGCCTACTAGTCTTTTAAAGACTGGAAAA GGCATGCTTAGGAGGAAAAATATAGCTTCCATGGTAGCAATAGAAGCTCAAAAAGAGGCAACTGCTGCAGCATCTATGGTCAAGTGTCTCAG TGTGTTTGCTGATCTGTGCTCATCAGCCTCACCCGAGAATCCCCAACTCCCTCTCGCCAAGTTCTTCACACTTCAGGAGTTAATCTCCCAAACAAATTCCAAAGATTCAGCTAAGGACAAGTCACTTCATTTGACTGCAAACTCATCTCTGCCAGAAGCAGATAAATCTACAAAGATTACATCTTTATTTCAGTCAAAGAGTGCTTCATCAAAGCCAGCAAAGGCAGCTATTGAActaaaagaaagtgaaaaacaAGAATGGGCTAAAGGAGATGGTGCAAAGGAGATCAAATTACTACGAGAGGTCTTAATAAAGGAATCAACATCATggtttttgaatttcttggaGGAAGCTTTGAAAGTTGGGTTTCATATACAAAACCAGGACAGCAAAGGCTGGAACAATGCAAGGCGACAAACGGTGGCGGACAACCATATTGCTGTTGCATTATCACAGCTCAAGCAAGTCAATGAATGGTTGGAAAAGTTGAAAGGAAACTTGAGTTCAACAGATAGTGGCTTAAGGGAGACCATTGAGAAATTAAAGCAGGACGTTTATTGTTGTTTGCTTGTACATGCCAAGTCTGCTGCATCAGCTCTTGAGAGCAGACCCGACCATCGTTGA
- the LOC111778281 gene encoding 25.3 kDa vesicle transport protein: MVKLTMVARVTDGLPLAEGLDDGRDMHDAEFYKQQVKALFKNLSRGQNDASRMSIETGPYVFHYIIEGRVCYLTMCDRAYPKKLAFQYLEDLKNEFERVNGAQIETAARPYAFIKFDTFIQKTKKLYQDTRTQRNIAKLNDELYEVHQIMTRNVQEVLGVGEKLDQVSQMSSRLTSESRIYADKARDLNRQALIRKWAPVAIVFGVVFLLFWFKSKIW; the protein is encoded by the exons ATGGTGAAGCTTACAATGGTTGCTCGTGTTACTGATGGTCTTCCTCTAGCAGAGGGACTGGACGATGGCCGTGATATGCACGATGCAGAATTCTACAAGCAGCAAGTGAAGGCTCTGTTTAAAAACTTATCAAGAGGTCAAAATGATGCTTCAAGAATGTCTATCGAGACAGGCCCATATGTTTTTCA CTATATAATTGAAGGAAGGGTCTGTTATTTGACAATGTGTGATCGTGCTTACCCAAAGAAACTTGCCTTTCAATACCTTGAAGACCTGAAGAATGAATTTGAACGTGTCAATGGGGCTCAAATTGAAACCGCTGCTAGGCCTTATGCATTCATTAAATTTG ATACATTCATACAGAAGACCAAGAAATTGTACCAGGATACACGTACTCAGCGTAATATTGCAAAGTTGAACGATGAACTTTATGAAGTCCACCAAATAATGACTCGCAATGTTCAGGAAGTTCTTGGTGTTGGTGAAAAATTAGACC AGGTCAGTCAAATGTCAAGTAGGTTGACATCAGAATCCCGCATATATGCTGACAAGGCTAGAGATTTAAACCGGCAG GCATTAATCCGGAAGTGGGCACCTGTTGCTATTGTGTTTGGAGTTGTATTCCTGCTATTCTGGTTCAAATCAAAGATCTGGTGA